In the Primulina tabacum isolate GXHZ01 chromosome 15, ASM2559414v2, whole genome shotgun sequence genome, GAGTATTTGTGGATGGGGCGTCTAGCCTTGTTGGATGTGGAGTAGGGGTTGTAATAATATCTCCCCCTggagaaaatattaaattagcATTAAGAATTGATTCCCGGGTAACCAATAATGAGGCCGAGTATGAAGCTGTCATCGCCGGTATCCGAGCCGCCCGGGAAGTTGGAGCTTCCCAGATCATCCTGTATTCTGATTCACAGCTCATCACTCAACAGATAAAAGGTGTTTATGAAGCTAAGGATGAGAGGATGCTCAAATATTTACAGCTCATTCAAGCCCAAACAGGAATCTTTGCTGATTGAAGTATTGAACAAATACCCCGGGAGGAGAATGGCGAGGCAGACTCTCTGGCAAAAATGGCTGCTTCTTTATCAGAGGTCAGCACCCGGGAAGTCTTGCATGTTTCTCGGCTAATCCTTTCCaccgaggaagaaatattaccaGGACCCGAGGACTCCTGGATGACACCTCTTATCAAGTTCATTGTAAATAATAAACTACCCGAGGACAAAGCCCGAGCTCAAAAAATTAAGAGGCAAACTCCCAGGTTCTTTCTCTTAAATAATATCTTGTACATGAGATCATTCCAGGGACctcttttaaaatgtttatctgagaaagaggtggattatgtcctccgagagattcatgaagggtGTTGTGCTGAGCATCTCGGAGGAATATCTTTGGCCCgaaaaacaatgcttgctgGTTTCTAGTGGCCGACTCTTAGTCAAGATTCTGCTCGAGTGGTCCAAGCTTGTGAGAGCTGTcaacatcattcaaatttttGACACAGCCCGGCCACTCTCATGAAGCCTATTTGGGCATCTTGCCCCTTTGATCAGTGGGGCATGGATATTGTAGGCCCTTTCCCGATTGCCCGGGCTCAGAAGAAATTTTTGCTCGTAACTGTTGATTATTTTTCCAAGTGGATAGAAGCAGAGCCCTTGGCTAAAATCACTTAGcaggaagttttaaaatttctgTGGAAAAACATTGTGTGCCGGTTTGGGGTGCCCAGGAGATTGATCTCGGACAATGGAAGACAGTTTCAAAGCAAAGAAATTATGTCGTGGTGCCGGGAAATGAAGATCACCCAATCTTTCACCTCTGTTGCCTATCCTCAAGCTAATGGTCAAACAGAAGTTATCAATAGAATCATTGTACAAGCATTGAAAACAAGGCTACAAGGCAAAGGAAAGGATTGGGTAGAAGAATTACCAAGTGTTCTCTGGGCATATAGAACCACTCCTCGAGCACCTACCCAAGAAACTTCTTTTACCttggtatatggttctgaagcagtcTTTCCAGTTGAAATTGGGCAAACATCTTCTctggtagaatcttacccggacAACAATGATCAAGGCCGGGCTATGGAGTTGGATTTAGTGGAAGAAAAAAGAGATCGAGCTTTCATTCGAATGGAAGCATATCGGAGCCGagttatgaaatcatataacaaaaaGATCGGGATCCGAGACTTCCAAATAGGGGATCTAGTCATGAAGAAGGTCAACCTTGCTGGGGATGTTGGGAAGCTGGAACCACGGTGGGAAGGACCTTATAAAATTACCCGGAGAGTCAGCTCGGGAtccttttatttagaaaatgctCAAAGACATTCCCTAAAAAGGCcttggaatgtatttaatttaaagaagtaTTATGCCTAACAGATGTAATTGTTTGGTTGAAGATATAATGAAAGATCTAGTTTTCTCAGAGAGGAGTATCATGTATTATTTCTTGTATCTTAACTCGGGGAGTAACAAGCTTTGGTTATTtaaaaaagcccagggcactacaccctggctcagggcaccacacctcgaccattcccaagtccctgGACATGATcctcggcccaaggctccgtaccttggtcggggcaccacacctcgaccattcccaagtcccgggacatgatccccggcccaaggctccgtaccttggttcttaaaagcccagggcactacaccctggctcggggcaccacacctcgaccattcccaagtctcgggacatgatccccggcccaaggctccataCCTTGGTTCCTGAAAgaccagggcactacaccctggctcggggtaCCACACCTCAACCATTCTAAATCCCGAAGATATGCTCTCTTGACCAATTTTTCCATGTTTATTATATACACCAAGGTTTTATATCCGGGTTTCAAGGTTGCCTACATTTGGGTCGTTGACTGAATATGAGGCATTTTATTCATTACAAGGATCAAGGTCCCGGgtatttatttgaagttaccgGTTAATCCACAACACTTAGAAAAATTTCCTGATTATTTTGAGCACCAACCATCATGTTACCCGAGTTATATGATTGCAAAAAAGATAAAGGggaaatgaaaattttcattaataaaaGCCCGAAGGCCGAGAGATTACAAAACAAGAAACGAAAAATGCAAATACAATCCTAATCTATATCTACATGTTCGGGCCCTGGCTGCTCTTCTCGGTTtgcctcctcctcctcctcgcCATCCTTGGGAAGGGATGCAATAGCCAGGCCAAAATCAGGAAAGTTTTCCTTATCTTGGTGCAAGAGTCCGGCCTCCTCAAATTGTTCCCAACATTTTTCAAAGCCGGTCTGAAAAAGAGGACAGGCCTTGTCTACCACGGCCTTCTTGAACTCGGGAGATTGGAGGAAGGAAGCCTGCCACTTGTCCTTATCGTATTCAGCCAGGGCCAGGGCGCTCTCAGCTCTCTCAGCCGGGTGTAATTGCACCTCTGCCTGTTCAGAAAGGGCGTGGATCCTCAATTCCGAGACAGACAGAGAGCCTTGCAGACGTTCCTCTCGGACAAGGCCTTCATTGATGTCCTCTTGGGCCTTGTCCAAGGCCGAGCGCAGATTAGCCACTTCCTCCTCGTGAGTGGCTCGAGCCCGGGTTAACTCCTCTTGCAGCCTCTCCTGATTATCTTGGAAGTGCCGAGCTCGCTTGCCAGAGACACTGGCAGCCCCTGCAACCTCCTCGAAGGCCGAGATCAGCAGGTGAGTAGcctgttaaaaaaaaaaagtcggTAAGAATAAACAATAATCAGAGcaaaaaaagattaaggaaagaaCTTACCGCCAAGAGCTTGTTCGAGTCCTCAAAAAGTTTGGCAGAGACTCGGGAATTCTTCAAACGGGCCTCCTGATCAAGAGTGAGGAGCTGCTTGAGAATCTTCATCCCCCTTGCCGAGGATACCTCATCAAGGATATTGACTCGGGGAGGCTGCTCGAGGAGGGGAGGCTGTTGGTCGGGTTGCTGCTGGGGAGGGGTGGTTGACCGGGTCGCTTGGGAGGAGCTTTGACCCACCTCCCGACTATCCTCGACCAGAATCTGCTCCGGACTTGTGATAGCTTTTCGCTTCCTCTGGGTCAGAGGGACGTGATCCTCAGAATCCTCCCGGGATTCATCTCGGGTAGCCTCCTCCTCTCGTTGGGCCTCGACCCGAGCCCGTTCTGCTTGTTGGGCCGCCTCCTCGGCCTGTTTCTTCTCAGCAGCAGCTTTCCGGGCTGCCTGTTTTTTTTCTTTGGCCGCCTTCTCGGCCGCCCACTTCTTCGCAAAGGCCTCCTGCATTCTTGAGTTATCTGCACAAATAGGGAAAAGGGAACATCAGTACAAATTgcgaatttatataaaaataaaattaaaggacgggttttaaagaaaatttaccAGGTTGAGCACCCGAGCCAGCAACCTCGTCGATCACCCTGTCCAAAGAGTCCTCAGCCCGGGCACTCAACCCATAAGCTACTAGATTCTCGTTGGAGATAAGGACGGAGGAGGAATATTTGTGGCTCATTGAGGAGAACCAAGGAACTCCCGGGGTCTCCGTGGAAGGGTATCCAGAAGCCCGGGCTTTGCCCTTACGCTTGTCCTTTTTAGAGACGCGGGAGGTGCCCGAGGAGGAGGGTTTTGAGAAGGAAGGTTTTGAAGAGGAGGGTTTGGTTTGAAGAATTTTGGATTTTTGAGAAGTCTGGGTAAGGAGGCGACGGCGAGGGGGAGATGAGGAGGAGTTGGAGCGCATCAAGGTGGACTCGTCACAAGGAGAGTCTCGCGCATTCGCTTCAGATGTCGAAGAAGTTGAATTAGACATAAGTGAAGGAAAAACTTACGAGTTTTCGAGGGGAAGACGGCTGAGGATCATCGGAGCTAAGTGTTTTTACACGAAGGAGCTTCAAGGAAAAAATTTTCAAGAGCTTCACTGCAGTTTTGAATTTGCAAGTAATTTTGGAAAAATAGGTGAGTTACTATATATAAGCGGTGGGGAAGATCTCGGCCGTTGATCTAAGTACACATGAACGATCAAGATGCACCTCGTAAATTGTACCGGGCATGCGAAAGGACGTGCACATATATCAAGGTGTCAGACTTATCGGATTCTCGAGATACGGAATGTTTTTCGACGGAAATTTAATGCTAAAATATGTCATAATGACACCTCTTGGACTACCCGAGAATACTAAGAGACAGAATATCAAAGCCAGGGAGatttgaggccccggcatcttatttcAAAGCCCGGGCCATGCGAGGTC is a window encoding:
- the LOC142525788 gene encoding uncharacterized protein LOC142525788, yielding MSWCREMKITQSFTSVAYPQANGQTEVINRIIVQALKTRLQGKGKDWVEELPSVLWAYRTTPRAPTQETSFTLVYGSEAVFPVEIGQTSSLVESYPDNNDQGRAMELDLVEEKRDRAFIRMEAYRSRVMKSYNKKIGIRDFQIGDLVMKKVNLAGDVGKLEPRWEGPYKITRRVSSGSFYLENAQRHSLKRPWNVFNLKKYYA